The DNA region GATTCCTGTTTACAAGGGACAAACTTACTTGGGATTACTGAGTGGCAATATTGTAGCAAGATGGATGGCTTCCAATATTGGTGCAGATGGAGAAATCACAGAAAGTTTGAAAAATGTCACTTTAGAAAATTTACTCACCCGATATGAAAAAACCGATACAGTGGTTTTCATACCCAAAGACATGGAAATATTTGATTTTATAAAGTTAAGCCGTAAGCAGAAAAGCAAGCTGAGTCTCTACATCATGACCCAAAGTGGCGACCGAAATGAAAAACCACTGGGCATCATAACAGCCTATGATTACCCAAGATTATTACGTGAACTGGAACTATAAAGTCATGGATTGGAGCCCGGTATGAAGATATCTCTTATAAGTGTCGGTAAAATCAAAGAAAAATATCTAAAAGATGCAATAAGTGAATATACCAAAAGATTATCCGCCTATTGTAGCCTTGTTTTTATAGAAGTAGCCGATGAAAAAGCACCGGAGACCTTAAGCAACAAAGAAGCCATACAGATCAAAGAGAAAGAAGGGGAGAAAATTCTTTCAAAGATCAAAGAAGGCCAATACGTCTTCGCTCTTGACCTTAGTGGTAAGCAAAGAACTTCAGAAGCCTTTGCCAAAGAATTAGACCAGCTGCAGATCTATGGTAACAGCGATCTGGTCTTCGTCATTGGTGGAAGCCTGGGCCTAAGTCAAGAGGTTATAAACAGATCCAATACCCAGATATCCTTCTCCAAGATGACCTTTCCCCATCAATTGATGAAAGTCATCCTATTAGAACAGATCTATCGAGGGTATAAGATTATAAGGAATGAGCCTTATCATAAATGACTGTGATTTTTCTATTATCGATTATTATAGATTGTCAGTATTCTTACAGTATATAAATGTTCAAAAATACAAAGTTTATAAACGATTGTTTATAAGAATAGGGGGAATACATATGTCAGGAAAAATTTTAGATGCTTTAGTTGCTAAAAATGAATTTCCAATTCTATTTATAGGGTCAGGGATATCAAAACGTTATCTTAGAGAATATCCAAGTTGGGAAGAGCTACTTAAAAAAGTTTGGTTAAACATTAATGCAGGTCTTGATTTTTATGCTCATATGGGAACAATAAGAAATGAATTAGAGGAGTCTGGGATTACATCCGATATTGAATTTAATGTCTATGTTAAAGTCGCAGAAGAAATAGAACATGACATAAAGGTGAATTTTTTTTCTGAAAAGATGATAATTGATGGGCTTACTCCAGAGATGTCCTATAAAAATAATATCTCACCATTTAAATTTTTGTTATCAAAGATATTTTCTCAAAATGTTTTTTACGAAGGTAATGACGAGGAATTAGTTTCATTTCAGGGGATGTTAAATAAATCACAAATAATCTTAACAACAAACTATGATTCTTTGATCGAGGAAAAATATAATGAGAAAAGTCATTAT from Petrocella atlantisensis includes:
- the rlmH gene encoding 23S rRNA (pseudouridine(1915)-N(3))-methyltransferase RlmH; the protein is MKISLISVGKIKEKYLKDAISEYTKRLSAYCSLVFIEVADEKAPETLSNKEAIQIKEKEGEKILSKIKEGQYVFALDLSGKQRTSEAFAKELDQLQIYGNSDLVFVIGGSLGLSQEVINRSNTQISFSKMTFPHQLMKVILLEQIYRGYKIIRNEPYHK